In Microbacterium enclense, the DNA window CCCTGTCGTCGCAGCCGACCCGGACGCCAACACGTCCGACCTGCTCGCCGACCGTGTCCGGGCCACCCCCGATCGCCCGCTGTTCGCGATCCCCGATGCCGATGGCTGGCGCGATGTCACCGCCGCGGAATTCGAGCGGCAGGTGATCGCCCTGGCGAGGGGCTTCGTCGCGGCGGGCATCCAGCCCGGCGAGAAGGTGGCGTTCATCGCGCGCACCACGTACGACTGGACGCTCGTCGACTTCGCGCTGTTCTATGCCGGCGCGATCATGGTGCCGGTGTACGAGACCAGCTCGCCCTCGCAGATCTCCTGGATCCTGTCGGACTCGGGTGCGATCGCGGCGGTCCTCGAGTCGCCTGAGCACGCCGAGCGTCTCGACGAAGTGCGCAGCGACCTGCCCCTGCTCCGCGACGTGTGGGCGATGTACTCGGGAGCGCTCGACGCCCTCGTCGCGAACGGGACGCACATCACCGACGAAGAGATCGAGCGTCGCCGCCACCTCGCGAAAGCGTCGGACGTCGCCACCCTCATCTACACCTCGGGGTCGACGGGACGCCCGAAGGGCTGCGTTCTCGTGCACAGCAACTTCGTCGAGCTGGCGCGCAACTCCGCCAAGGCCCTGCACGAGGTCGTCGAGACCCCCGGCGCATCGACGCTGCTGTTCATCACCACCGCGCACGTGTTCGCACGCTTCATCTCCCTGCTGAACGTGCACGCCGGTGTGAAGACCGGGCATCAGCCCGACACGAAGCAGCTCCTCCCCGCGCTGGGCACGTTCAAGCCCACGTTCCTGCTGGCGGTGCCCCGCGTTTTCGAGAAGGTCTACAACTCGGCGGAGCAGAAGGCCGAAGCCGGCGGGAAGGGCAAGATCTTCCGCGCGGCCGCCGACGCGGCGATCGAGCACTCGCAGCGTCTCCAGGACGGGAAGTCGATCCCCCTGCTGCTGAAGATCAAGTTCGCGCTGTTCGACAAGCTCGTCTACTCCAAGCTCCGCGAAGCGATGGGCGGACGTGTCGTCTACGCCGTGTCGGGTTCTGCTCCCCTCGGCCCGCGCCTCGGACACTTCTTCCGGAGCCTGGGTGTCGTCATCCTCGAGGGCTACGGCCTCACCGAGACGACGGCGCCGGCGACGGTGAACCTCGCGACGAAGTCGAAGATCGGCACGGTCGGTCCGGTGCTGCCGGGTGTGGGCGTCCGTCTGGCCGATGACGGCGAGATCCAGGTGCGCGGCATCAACGTCTTCCGCGAGTACTGGCAGAACCCCGAAGCCACCGCGGAGGCGTTCGACGGCGAATGGTTCAAGACCGGTGACATCGGCGCGTTCGACAGTGATGGATTCCTCGCCATCACCGGCCGCAAGAAGGAGATCATCGTCACCGCGGGCGGCAAGAACGTCGCGCCGGCGGCGCTCGAAGATCCGATCCGGGCTAACCCGATCGTCGGACAGGTCGTCGTCGTGGGCGACCACAAGCCGTTCATCTCGGCGCTGGTGACCCTCGACCCCGAGATGCTGCCGACGTGGCTGGCCAACAACGGTCTTCCCGCCGACATGTCGCTGGCCGACGCGGCGACGAACGAGAAGGTGCGCGCGGAGGTACAGGGCGCGATCGACCGGGCGAACACCCGCGTGTCGCGCGCCGAGTCCATCCGCAAGTTCACGATCCTCCCCCTCGAGTGGACCGAGGCGAGCGGCCACCTGACGCCCAAGATGAGCATCAAGCGCAACGTCATCGTGAAGGACTACGCGGATGCCATCGAGGACATCTACGCGGTCCCCATCAACACCACGAACGTCTCACTGCCCTGAGCGCACGAGAGCGGCCCGGTCCCTCGCGGGGCCGGGCCGTTTTCGCGTCACCAGAACAGGGTCGGCGACGGCGACAGGGCGATCGGCGCTCGAACGTCCTGTTCTCGTCGCACGCCCTGTTCTCCTGACATGCGCGAGGGGTCAGAACCAGTCGCTCTCGCGGATCTGCCGCATCGCCTCGCGGCGCGTCTCAGCGGGCAGACGGGACAGATACAGCATCCCGTCGAGGTGGTCCGTCTCGTGCTGCAGGGCCTGGGCCAGCAATCCCTCCCCCTCGAGCACGACCTCGTTGCCGTCGAGGTCGATGCCGACGACCTTCGCCCAGGGATAGCGGGTCGCCTCGTGCCAGAGACCGGGGACGGAGAGGCATCCCTCCCCCACGAGCTGCGGCTCGCCGCGCGTCTCGACGAGCACGGGGTTGAGGACGTAGCCGATGTCGCCGTCGATGTTGTAGCTGAAGGCCCGGAGGCCCACGCCGATCTGGGGCGCGGCGACGCCGGCGCGGCCCGGCGGTTCGACGGTGTCGAGCAGATCGCGCACGAGTGCGTGGATGCCGTCGTCGATGGTGTCGATGGGTGCGCTGGGCGCGCGCAGCACCGGGTCGCCGAAGAGGCGGATGGGTCGAACGGTCATGCCGCCGCCACCGGAGCGCGCAGGCCCTCCACGACCGCCGCGGCGAGCTCGCGGGCCGCCTGGCGGGTCTCGGGCTGCAGGTCGCGGAACGAGATGGCACTGCCGGCCGCGATCCGCGGGTCGTACGGCATCCGGATGACGGTCTGCACGCGCGTGCGGAAGTGCGCCTCCAGCTCGCTCTCGCGCACGAGCGGCGTGCCGGGGCGCGCGGAGTTGAGCACGACGATCGCGGAGCGCACGCGGTCGGCGTAGCCGTTCGTCTCGAGCCACGTGAGGGTCTCCGACGCCAGCCGCGCTTCGTCGACCGAGAGACCGGCGACCACGACGAGGGAGTCGGCGCGTTCGAGGGTCGCCTCCATCACCGAGTGCACGATTCCCGTGCCGGTGTCGGTGAGCACGATGGAGTAGTAGTGCGCGGCGACATCGGCGACCTGGCGGTAGTCGTCGTCGCTGAACGCCTCGGACACACGCGGGTCGGAATCGGATGCCAGGACGTCGAGGCGCGTGGCATCGCGCGCGACGATCGAGGAGACGTCGTGGTACCCGTCGACCTCGTCGTGGGCGCGGACGAGGTCGCGGACCGTGCGGCCGTTGGGACGACCCACGCGGTCGGCGAGCGTGCCCCGATCAGGGTTCGCGTCGACCGCGATCACCCGATCGTCGCGCGCGTCGGCGAGAGCCATTCCGAGGAGCGAGGTGACTGTCGTCTTGCCGACACCGCCCTTGCGCGACAGAACCGGCACGAACCGCGCGCCGCCGTGGAGAGGGGCCGCGATCCGGCGGTCGAGCTCTTTGCGCTGGCGGGCCCGACGGCCGTCCCCGAGGTTGATGCGGTGGCCCGACATCGAGTAGACGAGCTGTTGCCACAGCCCCTCGGGTTCGGGTCGCGCAACCTGGCGCGGGTCGAGGAGTCGGTCCGCAGTGAGCAGGTCGGGGCTCTCGCGGGCGTCATCGATCGCGCTCAACCGCTTCGACGTGAGGGTCGTGTCGGGACCCGGGGTGCGGACCCGTTCGAGCGCGTGCGCGCGGCCCACGCGTGCCGCCTCGTCTGCCTGGTGGATCTCGCGCCGTGTGAGCGGCACCGTGCCGATGGCGCCGGTCGCGGCTCGCTCCGCGCGGGTGCGCGGGATCGAGCCGGTGGCGGTCGGGACCGCGCCGGTGTCCGGCGACGCGGCGGGGCTCGTCGGAGCGGCGCCGATCGTGGTCGCGACCGCGCCCGTGACGGCGGCACCCGTCGTGGAGGACGGCGCGGCGGTGGCCACAGGTGCCTCGGTCTCGGTGCCTGTCTCGGCGTCTGTCTCTGCGTCCGTCTCGGGAGAGGCGAGCTCCGCCGCGACGGCGGGAGCCCCCTCGGCCGCGACCTCAGCGGTCGGGGCGTCGTCGGATGCCGCTTCGTCTGCCGGGGCCTCCACCTCAGTGACGTCCTCCGACGGAACGTCGTGCGCAGCACTCTCGGCCGCGGGCGCCTCGGCCGATGCGTCGGAGACGGAATCGGCCTGCGCCTCCCGCGTCTCGGACTCGTCGGATACCGCCGCCTCGTCGACCCGCGCGGTCCACGGGGCGCGGGTCAGGGCGGGCTCGGCGTCGTCGTCGTTGCCCGCGACGGCGTCGTGGTCGTCGGACGAGATCTCGACGTCTGGCGCCGCATCGTCACGCGGCGTGTGCTCGTCGTGGGGCGTGTTCTCGTCGTGCTCATCGACCGCGATGTCGTCGGTCGTCTGCGTCCCGTCGGCATCCGCGTCGTCGATGACGTGTCCGTCGTCGAGACCGTGTTCGACGTCGGAGTCGTCAGGGGCGTCGTATTCGTTCTCGTGCTCGTCGGCGGCGGCCTCTTCCGTCTCCGTCGCACGCTGTTCCCCGGCGACCTCCGCCACGACGGACTCTTCCTCGGTGGGGTCCGCTACCACGAACCCGTCCTCAGCCGGCTCTGCCGCTTCCGGTACGCCGTCGGCAGCCTCCGCCACCACCGGCTCCTCCCCGGCGGGCTCCCCCGCCACGGACTCGTCGTCCGCGGGAGAATCCTCCGGCGTGGGGACGTCGCCGATCTCGTCGTCGATCTCGTCGGCGGCACCGTCGTCCGGCACGTCCTCGTCCACGCGGTCGGGGGCTTCCTCGGGGGCGAACTCATCGGTCGAAAGCACGACGCGCTCCTCGAACGGGGTCGGATCGAACTCGTCGGTCGACAGGATCACCTGCGGCTCGATGCGGTTCTCCTCGAAGGCCGCCACGAGGATCTCGCCACTCGACGGCGCGGGGTCTCCGGCGTCGAAGGATTCGGCAACGCGGTCCGCATCGGCGTCCGCGTCGACGTCTTCGACGAGCTCGGCCTCGTGCACATCGTGCTCGGCCTCGTCCCATGCCGCGTCGGTCTCGTCGCGCGGCTCGAGGATGATGTCGCCGGTCGGGAGATGCTCGACGTGCGCGTCATCCCCCTCCGCTTGCTCCCGAGAAGTCTGTGGCTCCGGCACGTAGGTGAGCGCGGGAGCATCGACTCCCCCGTCGAGGGTGAACGGTTGGCCGATGTTCTCGAATCGGATCTCGGCTTCGTCGACCGGCACCTCGTCCTCGACGACATCGTCGTCGATGTCGTCATCGTGCGACGCCGCAGGCAGGTCGACACTGACCTGCGCGATGTGGCTGCCGAGGATGGTGATGCTGGCCGTGTCGAGATTCCCGCTCTCGTCGAGCACGCCGTGCTCGGCGTTCTCGTCGGGGTTCGCGTCGGTGCGGTCGGGGGTCACTGCAGTCTCCAAACGGGAAGAGGGCGCGAAAGCGCCCCCTCCCAGGTTACTGCGCGGGGCGGATTACCAGCAAAAGGTCTCCCGCTTCAACTTGTTGTGTGCTACCGATCGCGACGCGTTCGACCACGCCGTCCACCGGCGACGTGATGCCGGCTTCCATCTTCATGGCCTCGATGGATGCCACCGCCTGCCCGGCCGCGACCCGGTCGCCCGGCGACGTTTTGAGGGTCACCACGCCCGAGAACGGAGCGGCGACCTGACCGGGCTTCGAGGTGTCGGCCTTCTCCGCCTGGCGGGCCTCGACGTCGATGGATCGATCACGGACGAACACCGGGCGCAGCTGTCCGTTCAGCGTGGTCATGACGGTCCGCATGCCCTTGTCATCCGCCTCGCCGACCGCCTCGAGACCGACGAAGAGCTGAACACCGCGCTCGATCTCGACCGTGTGCTCTCCCCCCGCGCGGAGCCCGTAGAGGTAGTCCGCGGTGTCGAGGACGCTCAGATCGCCATAGGCCTCGCGCGTCTCTTGGAAGGTGCGGGTGGGGCCGGGGAACAACAGCCGGTTCAGGCGCGCCCGCCGCTCCGCGGACTCCCCCGCCAGCGCGGTCGTGTCGTCATCGGTCAGCGGGGTGACTCCGGTCTTCGCGTCGCGCCCGGCGAGCACCTTCGACCGGAAAGGTTCGGGCCATCCGCCCGGCAGGTCGCCGAGTTCTCCCGCCATGAACGACACGACGGAGTCGGGAACGTCGTACTTCTCGGGGTTCTGCTCGAAGTCCGACGGATCGGCCCGGACCGCGGCCAGGTGCAGAGCGAGGTCTCCCACGACCTTCGACGACGGCGTCACCTTGGGGACGCGCCCGAGGATGCGGTCGGCCGCGGCGTACATGTCCTCGATGAGTTCGAAATCGTCGGCGAGGCCGAGCGCGATCGCCTGCTGACGCAGGTTCGACAGCTGACCGCCCGGGATCTCATGCCGGTAGACGCGGCCCGTGGGGCCGGCGAGACCCGACTCGAAGGGACGGTACAGGTGCCGCACGGCCTCCCAGTAGGGCTCGAGATCACTGACCGCCGCGAGGTCGAGTCCCGTGTCGCGCTCCGTGTGCGCGAGCGCGGCGACGAGCGCGGAGAGCGACGGCTGGCTCGTGGTCCCGGCCATGGGAGCGGCGGCGGCGTCCACGGCATCCGCCCCCGCCGCCGAGGCGGCCAGGAGGGTTGCGAGCTGCCCGCCCGCGGTGTCGTGGGTGTGCACGTGCACCGGAAGATCGAAGCGCTCGCGCAGGGCCGAGACGAGCTTCGCCGCCGCCGCCGGACGCAGCAGCCCGGCCATGTCCTTGATCGCGAGGACGTGGGCGCCCGCATCGACGATCTGCTCGGCAAGGCGCAGGTAGTAGTCGAGCGTGTACAGGTCCTCGGCAGGGTCGAGCAGGTCGCCGGTGTAGCAGACGGCCACTTCCGCGACGGCGCTCCCGGTCGCGAGCACCGCTTCGACGGCCGGCCGCATCTGCGAGACGTCGTTGAGGGCGTCGAAGATGCGGAAGATGTCGACCCCGGATGCCGCCGCCTCGGCGACGAAGGCATCCGTCACCTCCGTCGGGTACGGCGTGTAGCCGACGGTGTTGCGTCCCCGCAGGAGCATCTGGATGGCGACGTTCGGCAGGGCCTCGCGCAGGGCGTCGAGACGCTCCCACGGGTCTTCGCCCAAGAACCGTAGCGCCACGTCGTAGGTGGCACCGCCCCACGCCTCGACCGACAGCAGGCCCGGGGTCATCCGTGCGACGTACGGAGCGACCCGGGCGAGGTCGCGAGTGCGCACGCGCGTCGCGAGAAGCGACTGGTGGGCGTCACGGAACGAGGTCTCGGTGACGGCGAGGGCCGTCTGCTCGCGCAGGGCCTTCGCGAATCCCGCGGGGCCGAGCTCCTGCAAGCGTTGACGCGATCCTGCGGGGGCCGGTGCCACGAGGTCGAGGACGGGGAGCTTGGAACCCGTGTCGACCGTCAGCGGGTTCTCGCCGTTCGGACGATTGACCGTCGTGTCCACCAGCCAGGACAGGATCTTCGTCCCGCGGTCTTTCGACTCGCGCCCGCGCAGAAGCTCGGGGCGCTCGTCGATGAAGGAGGTGCTCAGGTCGCCGGCGACGAATGCCGGGTCGTCGAGCACGGCTTGCAGGAAGGGGATGTTCGTCGAGACGCCGCGGATGCGGAACTCTGCCAGGGCGCGCCGCGCGCGGGCGACCGCCGCCGGGAAGTCGCGACCACGGCAGCTGAGTTTGGAGAGCATCGAGTCGAAGTGCGGGCTCACCTGCGAGCCGGCCGCGGTCGTCCCGCCGTCGAGGCGGATGCCGGCGCCACCCGGAGAGCGGTAGGTGGTGATCTTGCCCGTGTCGGGGCGGAAGCCCTGCGTCGGGTCTTCGGTGGTGATGCGGCACTGCAGTGCCGCGCCGCGCAGGTGGATGTCATCCTGGTGCAAGTGCAGCTCGGCCAGAGTCTGTCCGGCGGCGATGCGCATCTGCGACTGCACGAGATCGACATCGGTGACCTCCTCGGTCACCGTGTGCTCGACCTGGATGCGCGGGTTCATCTCGATGAAGACGACCTCGCCCGCGCGTGGACCCGCGGTCTCGAGGAGGAACTCGACCGTGCCCGCGTTCTGGTAGCCGATCGACCGCGCGAAAGCGACGGCGTAGCGGTGCAGGTCCTGGCGCACCGCGTCGTCGAGGTTCGGGGCCGGCGCGATCTCGATGACCTTCTGATGGCGGCGCTGCACCGAGCAGTCACGCTCGAAGAGATGCACCGTCTCGCCGGTGGCATCCGCGAGGATCTGCACCTCGACGTGACGCGGGCGCTGGACGGCCTGCTCGAGGAACATGCGAGGGTCGCCGAAGGCGCTCTGCGCCTCGCGCATCGCCTCGGCGAGGGCCGGGGCGAGCTCGCCGAGGCTCTCGACACGGCGCATGCCACGGCCGCCCCCGCCGGCGACGGCCTTGGCGAAGAGCGGGAAGCCGATCTCTTCGGCCTGGCCGACGAGCGCGTCGATGTCGTCGGACGCGGCCGTGGAACGCAGGACAGGGACGCCCGCGGCGATCGCGTGCTCCTTCGCGGTGACCTTGTTGCCCGCCATCGAGAGCACCTCGGCGGGAGGGCCGATGAAGGTGATGCCGTTGGCGGCGGCCTTCTCGGCGAGCTCCGGGTTCTCCGAGAGGAAGCCGTAGCCGGGGTAGATGGCATCCGCCCCGCACTCGCGCGCGACGCGGATGATCTCGTCGACGTCGAGGTACGCGCGGACGGGGTGGCCGCGCTCGCCGATCTGGTACGCCTCATCGGCCTTCAACCGGTGCAGCGAGGCCCGATCTTCGTACGGGTACACGGCGACGGTGCGCGCACCGACCTCGTACGCGGCACGGAACGCACGGATGGCGATCTCTCCGCGATTGGCGACCAGGATCTTCGAGAACATGCGCACCTCACGTCAAGCTGGCGGAGCTGAATGTGCTCACAGCCTAGGGGACGGTAACGTAGACGCTCGTGCACGTACTCTCCGTCAGCTCTTTGAAAGGCGGGGTCGGCAAGACGACCGTGACGCTCGGGCTGGCCTCCGCCGCCTTCGCACGTGGCGTTCGCACTCTTGTCGTCGACCTCGACCCACAGTCCGACGTCTCGACCGGCATGGACATCTCCGTCGCCGGCCGACTCAACATCGCCGACGTCCTGGCGAACCCCAAGGAGAAGGTCGTCCGACAGGCGATCACCTCCAGCGGGTGGGCCAAGGTCCACCCCGGCACGATCGACGTGCTCATCGGCAGCCCGTCGGCCATCAACTTCGACGGTCCGCACCCCAGCGTTCGCGACGTGTGGAAGCTCGAAGAAGCCCTCGCCACCATCGAGAGCGAGTACGACCTCGTGCTCATCGACTGCGCCCCCTCGCTCAACGCCCTCACGCGCACCGCGTGGGCGGCGAGCGACCGGGTGATCGTCGTCACCGAGCCCGGGCTCTTCTCGGTCGCCGCCGCCGACCGCGCGCTGCGCGCGATCGAAGAGATCCGCCGCGGCCTCTCCCCGCGTCTGCAGCCGCTCGGCGTCGTCGTCAACCGCGTGCGCCCGCAGTCGATCGAGCACCAGTTCCGCATCAAGGAGCTGCGCGACATGTTCGGCCCCCTCGTGCTGAACCCGCAGCTGCCCGAGCGCACCTCGCTCCAGCAGGCGCAGGGCGCCGCGAAGCCGCTCCACGTGTGGCCCGGCGACTCGGCTCAGGAGCTCGCCGCAGACTTCGACGCCCTGCTCGACCGGATCGTTCGCACCGGCCGTATCCCGGTCGAGAACGAGACACCGCAGGCCTGACCCTCCGCCCCCGGTCCATCTGCGGGCAGGGCCTATCTGCGGGCACGGTCCATCGGGGGGACGATCGCGCGGGCCGCACGGCGGCAGGGTCGGACGGCGGCAGGGTCGGACGGCGGCAGGGTCGGACGTGTACCGTCACGCGGAGAACCCGCCGCCACGCCGCAGCCGCGGCATCCCGCCCCGGCGTGTCGCCCACCGACTCCGCACGACGGCGCACCCTCCCGGACCGTGCCCGCACGGTCATGGCAAGACCCGTCGTACCGTCACGCGGAGAACCCGCCGCCACGCCGCAGCCGCGGCATCCCGCCCCGGCGTGTCGCCCACCGACTCCGCACGACGGCACACCCTCGCGGACCGTGCTCGCACGGTCATGGCAAGACCCGTCGTACCGTCACGCGGAGAACCCGCCGCCACGCCGCAGCCGC includes these proteins:
- a CDS encoding long-chain fatty acid--CoA ligase translates to MIQFDLPPVVAADPDANTSDLLADRVRATPDRPLFAIPDADGWRDVTAAEFERQVIALARGFVAAGIQPGEKVAFIARTTYDWTLVDFALFYAGAIMVPVYETSSPSQISWILSDSGAIAAVLESPEHAERLDEVRSDLPLLRDVWAMYSGALDALVANGTHITDEEIERRRHLAKASDVATLIYTSGSTGRPKGCVLVHSNFVELARNSAKALHEVVETPGASTLLFITTAHVFARFISLLNVHAGVKTGHQPDTKQLLPALGTFKPTFLLAVPRVFEKVYNSAEQKAEAGGKGKIFRAAADAAIEHSQRLQDGKSIPLLLKIKFALFDKLVYSKLREAMGGRVVYAVSGSAPLGPRLGHFFRSLGVVILEGYGLTETTAPATVNLATKSKIGTVGPVLPGVGVRLADDGEIQVRGINVFREYWQNPEATAEAFDGEWFKTGDIGAFDSDGFLAITGRKKEIIVTAGGKNVAPAALEDPIRANPIVGQVVVVGDHKPFISALVTLDPEMLPTWLANNGLPADMSLADAATNEKVRAEVQGAIDRANTRVSRAESIRKFTILPLEWTEASGHLTPKMSIKRNVIVKDYADAIEDIYAVPINTTNVSLP
- a CDS encoding peptide deformylase, whose translation is MTVRPIRLFGDPVLRAPSAPIDTIDDGIHALVRDLLDTVEPPGRAGVAAPQIGVGLRAFSYNIDGDIGYVLNPVLVETRGEPQLVGEGCLSVPGLWHEATRYPWAKVVGIDLDGNEVVLEGEGLLAQALQHETDHLDGMLYLSRLPAETRREAMRQIRESDWF
- a CDS encoding pyruvate carboxylase, which gives rise to MFSKILVANRGEIAIRAFRAAYEVGARTVAVYPYEDRASLHRLKADEAYQIGERGHPVRAYLDVDEIIRVARECGADAIYPGYGFLSENPELAEKAAANGITFIGPPAEVLSMAGNKVTAKEHAIAAGVPVLRSTAASDDIDALVGQAEEIGFPLFAKAVAGGGGRGMRRVESLGELAPALAEAMREAQSAFGDPRMFLEQAVQRPRHVEVQILADATGETVHLFERDCSVQRRHQKVIEIAPAPNLDDAVRQDLHRYAVAFARSIGYQNAGTVEFLLETAGPRAGEVVFIEMNPRIQVEHTVTEEVTDVDLVQSQMRIAAGQTLAELHLHQDDIHLRGAALQCRITTEDPTQGFRPDTGKITTYRSPGGAGIRLDGGTTAAGSQVSPHFDSMLSKLSCRGRDFPAAVARARRALAEFRIRGVSTNIPFLQAVLDDPAFVAGDLSTSFIDERPELLRGRESKDRGTKILSWLVDTTVNRPNGENPLTVDTGSKLPVLDLVAPAPAGSRQRLQELGPAGFAKALREQTALAVTETSFRDAHQSLLATRVRTRDLARVAPYVARMTPGLLSVEAWGGATYDVALRFLGEDPWERLDALREALPNVAIQMLLRGRNTVGYTPYPTEVTDAFVAEAAASGVDIFRIFDALNDVSQMRPAVEAVLATGSAVAEVAVCYTGDLLDPAEDLYTLDYYLRLAEQIVDAGAHVLAIKDMAGLLRPAAAAKLVSALRERFDLPVHVHTHDTAGGQLATLLAASAAGADAVDAAAAPMAGTTSQPSLSALVAALAHTERDTGLDLAAVSDLEPYWEAVRHLYRPFESGLAGPTGRVYRHEIPGGQLSNLRQQAIALGLADDFELIEDMYAAADRILGRVPKVTPSSKVVGDLALHLAAVRADPSDFEQNPEKYDVPDSVVSFMAGELGDLPGGWPEPFRSKVLAGRDAKTGVTPLTDDDTTALAGESAERRARLNRLLFPGPTRTFQETREAYGDLSVLDTADYLYGLRAGGEHTVEIERGVQLFVGLEAVGEADDKGMRTVMTTLNGQLRPVFVRDRSIDVEARQAEKADTSKPGQVAAPFSGVVTLKTSPGDRVAAGQAVASIEAMKMEAGITSPVDGVVERVAIGSTQQVEAGDLLLVIRPAQ
- a CDS encoding ParA family protein — its product is MHVLSVSSLKGGVGKTTVTLGLASAAFARGVRTLVVDLDPQSDVSTGMDISVAGRLNIADVLANPKEKVVRQAITSSGWAKVHPGTIDVLIGSPSAINFDGPHPSVRDVWKLEEALATIESEYDLVLIDCAPSLNALTRTAWAASDRVIVVTEPGLFSVAAADRALRAIEEIRRGLSPRLQPLGVVVNRVRPQSIEHQFRIKELRDMFGPLVLNPQLPERTSLQQAQGAAKPLHVWPGDSAQELAADFDALLDRIVRTGRIPVENETPQA